In Tenacibaculum sp. 190524A02b, the genomic stretch CTACTTCAATTCCTTTATCTCTTTTATATAATTCAATTGCTTTGTCTACGCTTTCATGGTTATTATAAGTAATTTCATACCAAAGATGCAATCCAAATTTTTTATGTTTGGCCTCATGTTTTCCTGCTGGCCTAAAGACTCTTTTCATTGAAAATACTTTCAGTTCTTTATTTTTTGCGTCTAAGCTTTTTGAACCAGTAGTTACATATCCTATTTTTTTTGACGCTGTTAAAACTCTATTTTGATTTGTTTTTATGAGCTGTTTTCGTAATTGCTTTTCCTGGAAAGGCTTAAACTTTACAATAACAACTCCTTTTTGTTGATTCTTATTATTAAATTGTTGTTTCTGAGCTACTACAGTTCCCATAACACAAAAAATTATGGATGTAAGCACTTGTTTTAGTTGATTTTTCATTGGTTTGATTTTTAAGGTTATTCATCTAACTTATAACACCTCATTTAATTAGACATCCCTAAATTTGAACTGAGTTTTAAAGTTTATTCTAGGATTATTTTTTTACTGACTACCTGCTTACCAATAGTTATCTCTAGTAAGTAAACTCCCTTAGGAAACCTTGAAATATCATATATTAATTCTCCTTTTTCTAGATTCTTATCTAAGCCAAGATTGTACTTACCTGTTAAGCTGCTTATCTTTATTCCTGAAGGTTGTTTTAAACCACTTTCTAAATGTAATTTCAATACTCCTTGTGTTGGATTTGGAGCTATTGTTATAAGGTTGTTTATTGTTGCCAAATCAATACATGCCCCTATGAGTTTCCATGGTCCCCAAGGTCCACCAGCTCCAGGTTCTTCGTTTTTAGTCCACCATTTATTTTCATAAACGCTTCCTTTATAAGCTACTTGGGTTCCTTTTACTTTATATTCAGTATTTGCTTCCCAAGCCTGAATGCTATTGCAACCTCCTCCACCTCCAGTAGTTTTCTCTTTAATTGTTACCTTTACTACATCAGATGCCTTAGCTCCTTTGTCGTCTCTTACTTCTACTTTTATTGTATAATTTTTAAAAGAAGCTGGCAACCAAGAAATATTATTCCCCGAAGATAAATTCACTCCATCTACTGAAAACTGAATACTTGCTATAGTTCCATCTGAATCTGTTGCATTTGCTGAAAGCGTTATTGAAGAAAGTGTTTCTTGTTCAATTACTTGTCCAGTACTTAAACTTGTAATAGTTACCTGTGGAACTTCATTATTTACTTTTTGTTTTACAGTAATTGTTATTTCATCTGTAGCTTTGGCTCCCTTATTATCTATTACTTCAACTTTTATTGTATAACTTTTAAAAGAAGCAGGTAACCAAGAAATATCATTCCCCATAGATAAATTAGTTCCATCTACTGAAAACTGAATTGATTCAATTGTTCCATCTGAATCTGTTGCATTTGCTGAAAGCATTATTGAAGAAAGTGTTTCTTGTTCGACTACTTGTCTATTACTTAAACTTGTAATAGTTACCTGTGGAACTTCATTATCTACTTTTTCCTTTACAATAATTATTACTTCATCTGTAGCTTTAGCTCCTTTATCATCTGTCACTTCTACTTTTATCGTATAACTTCCAAAAGCGCTTGGCAACCAAGAAATATTATTCCCCGAAGATAAATTCGCTCCATCTACTGAAAACTGAATACTTGCTATAGTTCCATCTGAATCTGTTGCATTTGCTGAAAGCGTTATTGAAGAAAGTGTTTCTTGTTCGACTACTTGTCCATTACTTAAACTTGTAATAGTTACCTGTGGAGCTTCGTTATCATTATCCTTTGGGCAGTTTCCTTGGAACCTCCAAGTGCTATTTTTACCAGGTACATCATTTGGTCCTGCCCACCATGCATTGGCATAAATTTTACCATTGTAAGCTACTTTAGTTCCGTTAACTCCATAACCTTTAGGCTGCCATGGCTCAATTTCACCACACTTAGTATACAGTGTTGTAAATGACTGTACCGGAGTATAATCTGATTCAACACCTCCACTTTTAGCTTTTATTTGTAACTCATATTTAGTTTTTGGAAATAATGCTACTAAGCTTTTTGTATTCCCTAAATTTATTTGCTTTTCTTCCCATTTACTATTGCCAACTACTCTGTATCTTAATAGATATGTTAGTACATGCTTGGGCCTTTCCCATGATAAATCTGCTGTTAATTCTTTAATATTTGAAATCGTAAAATTTGAAGGCACTGCCAATGATGAGACTTTTGTTATAAAAGTAGAAGTGCCTGAATATGGTGAATATCCAGCACTATTTTTAGCTCTCACCTTGACATCATACCATTCTCCTTCTTCTAAATTATTAATTTTAAAGCTCAAACCATTTGTTATGCTTGTTACCCAACTTGTAGCTGATACTTTTTTATAAGCTACTTCAAATTCATTATCTGAATTTAATGTTCCCCAAGTGATAGTAGTACTATTTGTTGTTGTATTATTAGCTCTAACAAGTATGGGTATATGCATATTTTCTGCTACTCGCAAGGCTTCATAAGCATTTACTCTCCCTACTCCTAACTTTCCTTCAACTCCTGAATTCTTATAATCTATAAATTCTGTAGTTCCTTCTATGATTTTTCTTACTTGTTGAGGCGTAATACTTCCGTAATTATTAGATACCAATAAAGCCGCTATTCCAGACACATGGGGTGCTGCCATAGATGTACCTGAAAATTCTCTATATTCATTGTTATTTACAGAACTCCAAACTCCATCTCTAGTAAATTGCCATTCTCCGTCAATAAAGCCGCCTGCTCCTCCTGGAGCTGAAACACCTGCCCAGTTTCCATAGTTTGAATAATTTCCCCTTTCATCATTTTCATCTGTGGCACACACTGCTATAACTGGAGCATATGTGGCATGATTGGTTCTCACTTCACCATGATCATTTCCCATCGAGAAAATAACTACGCCTCCATTCATTGCTTTGTCTACACCTCCTGCATTAGCTATAAAGTAATCAATAGCATCTCTTTCTGCTGAAGCTGAACTTGTTCCTACACTATTCCAACTATTTTGTGAGATTACTGCTCCATTATCTGCGGCATATACATAACCTTCTGCAAATCCTCCTGAACCTCTTTTCCCAAATACTCCTACAGACATTATACGTACACCATCATTATTTCCTGTTCCTCCTGCAATTCCTGCTACTCCAATTCCATTATTAGTTTCTGCTGAAATGGTTCCTGCCACATGATTTCCATGTCTATCATTGCCATCAAGAGTTCCTGAATTTTTAAAAAAATCATACCCATGTATATCATCTACAAAACCATTATTATCATCATCAATATTATTTCCTGGGATTTCTCCACTATTTACCCACATATTTCCTTTTAAATCTTCATGATTTGGATCCACACTATGATCTGTAACAGCCACTATTACCCTAGAATCACCTTTTTGAATATTCCAAGCTCGCTCTAAATCAATATCTACACTTGGTGTTCCATTACTTTGTCCTGTATTGTGATAATGCCATTGTTTAGCATAAAGTGGATCATTAGGAAAACTGTTAGCTTTTAATTTTTTTTCTTTTCTTGTTATTCGTTTCCTTTTTTCTTTTAAAGCTGTTATACTTGGTGATTTTATTTTTTCAATAGGGTTTACTAATTCTACTTCTGTTATTTTTTTATATGAGTTAATCACAGATTTCAAACTCATTTTAGTATCAAATTTTAATTCATACCATAAATGTAATCCTGCTTTTACATGTTTATCTTCAAACTTTCCAGCAGGTCTAAAAACCCTTTTCATAGCATGTACTTTGAACTGCTTATTCTGTTCATCTACTTTTTTTAAACCTGTTTCTATAAAACCTCTTTTTAAAGTTCTTTTTAATTCTCCACTTTTACTTGCTCTATTTAAAAGCATTTTTTGAAGTGAACTTGTTTGGTTCTTTTTAAATTTAAGTTGAATAACTCCTTGGTGGTATTCTTGAGCCATTAAAGCACTAGGGATCATTCCGGCTACTAAAATTATAGCCAGAAACATTAATATTTTTAACTGTTTCATTTTGAAGAGGTTTTAGAGTTTACTTGTTTAGTTTTGTTTTTAGTTGATTATTATTTTTTTAGTAGTTACTTTATTCGAGCTAATTATCTTGAGTAAATAGACTCCTTTAGGAGCTCCAGACAAATTATAATTTAATTGTTTTTTACCTTTAACCTGTCTATTATTATTCTCTAACACTTTTTTATAACTTCCTGATACTTCTTGAAGAGTAATCTTAGAAAAACTGCTAGAATCAATAGTTATATTGACAATGTTTTGTGCTGGATTTGGATAAACAAGTATTTCTGAAAATGATGAGCAAGAACTTATCAAGTTCCATGGTCCCCAAGGTCCGCCAGTTCCAGGTTCTTCATTTTTAGTCCACCATTTACTTTCGTAAATATTTCCTTTGTGAGCTACTTGAATTCCTTTTACTTTATATTCAGTATTTGCATCCCAAATCTGAATATTATTACAGCCTCCTCCTGTCGTTTTTTCTTTAATTGTTACATTTATTTCATCAGATGCCTTAGCTCCTTTATCATCAATTACTTCAACTTTTATTGTATAGCTTTTAAAAAAAGCAGGCAACCAAGAAATAGTATTCCCAGAAGATAAATTGGTTCCATCTACTGAGAACTGAATACTTGCTATAGTTCCATCTGAGTCTCTTGCATTTGCTGAAAGTGTTATTGAAGAAAGTGTTTCTTGTTCAATTACTTGTCCGTTACTTAAACTTGTAATAGTTACCTGTGGAACTTCATTATTTACTTTTTGTTTTACATTAATTGTTATTTCATCTGTAGCTTTGG encodes the following:
- a CDS encoding S8 family serine peptidase; this encodes MKQLKILMFLAIILVAGMIPSALMAQEYHQGVIQLKFKKNQTSSLQKMLLNRASKSGELKRTLKRGFIETGLKKVDEQNKQFKVHAMKRVFRPAGKFEDKHVKAGLHLWYELKFDTKMSLKSVINSYKKITEVELVNPIEKIKSPSITALKEKRKRITRKEKKLKANSFPNDPLYAKQWHYHNTGQSNGTPSVDIDLERAWNIQKGDSRVIVAVTDHSVDPNHEDLKGNMWVNSGEIPGNNIDDDNNGFVDDIHGYDFFKNSGTLDGNDRHGNHVAGTISAETNNGIGVAGIAGGTGNNDGVRIMSVGVFGKRGSGGFAEGYVYAADNGAVISQNSWNSVGTSSASAERDAIDYFIANAGGVDKAMNGGVVIFSMGNDHGEVRTNHATYAPVIAVCATDENDERGNYSNYGNWAGVSAPGGAGGFIDGEWQFTRDGVWSSVNNNEYREFSGTSMAAPHVSGIAALLVSNNYGSITPQQVRKIIEGTTEFIDYKNSGVEGKLGVGRVNAYEALRVAENMHIPILVRANNTTTNSTTITWGTLNSDNEFEVAYKKVSATSWVTSITNGLSFKINNLEEGEWYDVKVRAKNSAGYSPYSGTSTFITKVSSLAVPSNFTISNIKELTADLSWERPKHVLTYLLRYRVVGNSKWEEKQINLGNTKSLVALFPKTKYELQIKAKSGGVESDYTPVQSFTTLYTKCGEIEPWQPKGYGVNGTKVAYNGKIYANAWWAGPNDVPGKNSTWRFQGNCPKDNDNEAPQVTITSLSNGQVVEQETLSSITLSANATDSDGTIASIQFSVDGANLSSGNNISWLPSAFGSYTIKVEVTDDKGAKATDEVIIIVKEKVDNEVPQVTITSLSNRQVVEQETLSSIMLSANATDSDGTIESIQFSVDGTNLSMGNDISWLPASFKSYTIKVEVIDNKGAKATDEITITVKQKVNNEVPQVTITSLSTGQVIEQETLSSITLSANATDSDGTIASIQFSVDGVNLSSGNNISWLPASFKNYTIKVEVRDDKGAKASDVVKVTIKEKTTGGGGGCNSIQAWEANTEYKVKGTQVAYKGSVYENKWWTKNEEPGAGGPWGPWKLIGACIDLATINNLITIAPNPTQGVLKLHLESGLKQPSGIKISSLTGKYNLGLDKNLEKGELIYDISRFPKGVYLLEITIGKQVVSKKIILE